CTAAAATATTTCCATTATCGAATTTTTTTAATGTATTAATAGAACCAGAAATTTGAGCTCTTTTAGTAATTTCATTACATAAAGAAAAAATTTTTTCTTTAAAAGGAAGAGTTATATTTGCTCCTTTACCTCCTTTATTAAAAAAAGATAAAATATCTTTTAAAAAAAAATTTTTTGAAGCGCATATTTTTATATATTTATAATCTAAACTATATAACTTATAAAAAAAATTATGTATATCAGGAGATTTACTATGATTAATAGGATTTCCAAAAACAGCATAAAATTTATTTTTATACAAATTAACCACGAATTTTTTCTCCAGTTAACAAATTAATAATTTTTGAAGGTTTTTTTTTATTTCCTAAAAAACCTTCTAATATTGGAAAATTTTTTCCAAAAATATCTTTAATTTCTTGAGAATTTATACAAGGTTTATTTCCAGAAATATTAGCACTAGTAGAAATAATTGGTTTTCCAAAAAATAAACATAAATTTTTAATAAACTTATTTTTTGTAATTCTCACTGCTATAAATTTAGAATTTCCAGTTAACCAAAAAGGTATTCTTGGATTTGCTGGAACAAGATAAGTTAAAAAACTTTTATTTTGTAATAAAACATCTTTTTTTTTTAAAATTTTTTTTTCTATAATATATGGAAGTAATTGATTATAATTACTAGATAATATTATAAATCCTTTATTAACACTTCTATTTTTTAAAAATAATAATTTTTTCACTGCATACTCACTATCTGGATCACATCCTAATCCAAAAATTGATTCAGTAGGATAAGCAATAACTTTTTTTTTATGTAATTTTCTTATACAATATTTTAAAGATTGAAAAAAATTTTTATTCATTTAACCAATCCTAACAAATTTTTTAAAAAAATAATTTTAAAATATTTATATTTAAAAATATAATTTCATATATACTAAAATTTTAAGTTCAATTTAAAATAAAAAAATAAATTAATTATGTCAATTTTAAAAATACTAAAATACCCAAACATAAAACTACGAAATATAGCTAAACCAGTTACAAAATTTAATAAAAATTTAAAAAAAACAGTAAATGATATGTTTGAAACTATGAATAAAACGAATGGAATTGGATTAGCTGCTATACAAGTACAAATTAATCGTCAAATAATAATAATAGATAAAATATATCCTTTAAAAAAACCTTTAGTATTAATTAATCCAAAAATTTTAAAACAATCTGGAAAAATTTATATTAAAGAAGGATG
The window above is part of the Buchnera aphidicola (Periphyllus testudinaceus) genome. Proteins encoded here:
- a CDS encoding Sua5/YciO/YrdC/YwlC family protein yields the protein MNKNFFQSLKYCIRKLHKKKVIAYPTESIFGLGCDPDSEYAVKKLLFLKNRSVNKGFIILSSNYNQLLPYIIEKKILKKKDVLLQNKSFLTYLVPANPRIPFWLTGNSKFIAVRITKNKFIKNLCLFFGKPIISTSANISGNKPCINSQEIKDIFGKNFPILEGFLGNKKKPSKIINLLTGEKIRG
- the def gene encoding peptide deformylase, whose translation is MSILKILKYPNIKLRNIAKPVTKFNKNLKKTVNDMFETMNKTNGIGLAAIQVQINRQIIIIDKIYPLKKPLVLINPKILKQSGKIYIKEGCLSIPKYEYITNSRSKFITVKAFNIFGKKIILHAKSILSVCIQHEIDHLKGILFIDYLSPLKRNRIEKKIKKNEK